One window from the genome of Apus apus isolate bApuApu2 chromosome 12, bApuApu2.pri.cur, whole genome shotgun sequence encodes:
- the LOC127389607 gene encoding brain-specific homeobox/POU domain protein 3 gives MMSMNSKQAFGMHPILHEPKYPHLHNSSEAIRRACLPAPQIQGNIFAGFDETLLRGAEALAAVDIVSQKTHPFKPDATYHTMSSVSCTPTSSSVHLHHPSVLTTHHPHHHHHHQPSQGLEGELLDHLNTALPLGGVPGPDVGSTPSHPHSHMSAINHMAHHSQPMNISHPHGLASHAVISGPETETDPRELESFAERFKQRRIKLGVTQADVGSALANLKIPGVGCLSQSTICRFESLTLSHNNMVALKPILEAWLEEAERAQREKMTKPEIYTAGDKKRKRTSIAAPEKRSLEAYFAVQPRPSSEKIAAIAEKLDLKKNVVRVWFCNQRQKQKRMKFSATY, from the exons ATGATGTCCATGAACAGCAAGCAGGCGTTCGGCATGCACCCCATCCTGCACGAGCCCAAGTACCCCCACCTCCACAACAGCTCCGAAGCCATCCGCAGAGCCTGCCTGCCCGCCCCCCAG ATCCAGGGGAACATCTTTGCTGGCTTTGACGAGACCTTGCTGCGAGGTGCCGAGGCTCTGGCCGCCGTGGACATCGTCTCCCAGAAAACCCACCCCTTCAAGCCAGATGCCACCTACCACACCATGAGCAGCGTGTCCTGCACTCCTACCTCATCCTCCGTCCACCTGCACCACCCCTCCGTGCTGACCACACAccatccccaccaccaccaccaccaccagccctcCCAGGGCCTGGAGGGTGAGCTGCTGGACCACCTCAACACCGCCCTCCCGCTCGGAGGGGTGCCGGGCCCGGACGTGGGCTCCACGCCCTCCCACCCTCACTCCCACATGTCGGCCATCAACCACATGGCCCACCACTCCCAACCTATGAACATATCCCACCCCCACGGCCTCGCTTCCCACGCTGTCATCTCCGGCCCCGAGACGGAGACGGACCCCAGGGAGCTGGAATCCTTCGCCGAGCGCTTCAAGCAGCGGAGGATCAAGCTGGGGGTGACCCAGGCGGACGTGGGCTCCGCGTTGGCCAACCTGAAGATCCCGGGGGTCGGCTGCCTTAGCCAAAGCACAATCTGCAGGTTTGAATCCCTCACTTTGTCCCACAACAACATGGTGGCCCTCAAGCCCATCCTGGAAGCGTGGCTGGAAGAAGCCGAGAGGGCTCAGAGGGAGAAAATGACCAAACCTGAGATCTACACGGCGGGGGACAAGAAGCGCAAGAGGACCTCGATCGCCGCCCCCGAGAAGCGCTCCCTGGAGGCCTATTTCGCCGTGCAGCCCCGACCCTCCTCCGAGAAAATCGCCGCCATCGCCGAGAAGTTAGACTTGAAGAAGAACGTGGTGCGGGTCTGGTTTTGCAATCagagacagaagcagaaaaggatgAAATTTTCTGCCACCtactga